The window tggcgaattagaagaaataaaacattttttccaatccaatatcctgtttttttcagagagttggaacgaattaatgtgtttcccattaatttcaatgggaaacgtccgctcgagttacgagaatctcatcatacgatctcagtcccggaacggattaagatcgtatgtcgaggtaccactgtatatgtatatatgtatatgtatatgtatatgtatatatatatatatatatatatatatgtatatgtatgtatatatatatgtatgtatatatgtatatatatatatatatatatatatatatatatatatgtatatatgtatatatatatatatatgtatatatgtatatatgtatatatatatatgtatacatgtatgtatgtatgtatgtatgtatgtatgtatatgtatatatatatgaagaatgtagtttacaaagctaatagaaaattctgaagattaaatgaaataaaacaaaatttgacttgtttttctctttttcaaacagagacaaattcacagcagacaaattatatcaacatgattcaaaaatgacacggggattctcgtcatttttgccaattaatagataacatacacacacacacacgtttgtttcttttaagtcttatgaataaatccttggcaacaaacttagtattatgaattaataagtatttttaaccaatgtgttgaaccacaaattgagcaaagaaagggcttttcgccactgcgggttgttaagtcttcttttcaggttcctttctgtgaaaatgttggaaaattaactgcacctggaaaaggtttttgaattgtgtagctttttaattgggctttagtagcgaatctgtggccacagactgagcaggaagacattgttgtccagtgtgggttaataagtgttcttttaagcttctcctttgggaaaatgttcgaccacaaactgagcaggaaattgttttttcaccagtgtgggttcatatgtgggtttttatcgttcccttatctgcaaatgttttaccacaaactgaacacgaagatgaccagcgtggattcttgtgtttttggaaatcttgcttttgagaaaggctttaccgcaaactgcacacgagaatggcttttaacctgtgtgtgttcttgcatgaatagttaagaataccttccgtgtgaatctttgaccacaaactgaacacgaaaatggtttttcaccagtgtgggttcttgtgtgcgtttttaagtgttgcttttgagaaaaggctttaccgcaaagtgaacacgaaaatggtttttcaccagtgtgggttcttgtgtgtatttgtaaaactttctcatgagaaaaggctttaccacaaactgaacacgaaaatggtttttcaccagtgtgggttcttgtgtgcctttttaaggttcccttctctgtaaatcttttaccacaaactgaacacaaaaatggtttttcacccgagtgtgttctcgtgtgcctttttaagttttgcttgtgtgtaaatctttgaccacaaactgaacacgaaaatggtttttcaccagtgtgggttcttgtgtgccttttcaagttttgcttgtgtgtaaatttttgaccacaaactgaacacgaaaatggtttttcaccagtgtgggttcttgtgtgcctttttaagttttgcttgtgtgtaaatctttgaccacaaactgaacacgaaaattgtttttcaccagtgtgggttcttatgtggatttttaaggattcatttttagaaaaggctttaccgcaaactgaacacgaaaatggtttttcaccagtgtgggttcttatgtgggcttttaacgttcccctttctgtaaatgttttaccacaaactgaacacgaaaatgttttttcaccagtgtgggttcttatgtggatttttaaggattcatttttagaaaaggctttaccgcaaactgaacacgaaaatggtttttcaccagtgtgggttcttatgtgggcttttaacgttcccctttctgtaaatgttttaccacaaactgaacacgaaaatggtttttcaccagtgtgtgttcttgcatgaataattaaggttcccttctctgtaaatattttaccacaaactgagcatgaaaatggtttgtcacctgtgtgtgttcttgcatgactaattaagtgatccttccgtgtgaatgtttgaccacaaagtgaacacgagaatggtttttcaccagtgtgggttcttgcatgactatttaagtgtcccttctgtgtgaatctttgactacaaactgagcacgcaaatgatttttcaccagtgtgggttcttgtgtgcctttttaaggttcccttttctttaaatcgtttaccacaaactgaacacaaaaatggtttgtcacctgtgtgtgttcttgcatgaatatttaagtttctcttgtgtgtaaatgttttaccacaaactgtacatgataagggtttctcccaagtgtggctcctcatgtgagttttcaaagtagactttttcccaaaggtttttccacactgagagcatttccagagtttgccgtccttaagacctttattgtcataaagcaagtcttcgctatctgataacggagcaattaaattgtctgcttgcccttctgctgagctgccgttcggagtctccgcccctctgtcggccacgcccagatcatcttcactcttgaaaggctcaccagttgacacagtgacatcttcttcctcctttttgatttgctgttgagggaactctggctcctcctctttaatttggggtaactttaaggtgtgtgcaggctccgcccttCTGCTGGTCACgcgcagatcctcttccctcttcaggttttcaccaagtgaccaggtgacatcatgtTCCTCCTTCTttattggaagtcgctcgtctctcatttgttgttgagggaactctggctcctcctctttaatttgggggagctcaagttcctttttaaggccaacagactctttcccatcaggaccaagatattctctgaaacctgcaaagacacgaaaataaatgatgtttcataatctgtctatccaaaagaagtcctttaggttagactgggaatgtaaagtcttatacttatatcggcggtggttaggctcgtaacatgacattaacttgaaatttaactgaaatcaactcaaatgactatacacacccacacatatttgaccaccatctcaataagctcgtatctccaatttgtttcatttctcaaggaaaaaaatggctctgaatttagctcgtatctcaaatttcccgtaaaatGGGACACCCGTATGTCAACGTTTTCCagtaatatgctggctgccacagcaaatgtttaattaacaaggaataagtatagcactcgcgggtgacccgcattgtaatcaacagtttgaggaaaacagagttcaccttcaaaattaaagtacaattaagagcacaccaacacatttcaatgtataaaaatgtgttgttttattaaacccaaaggattctttaatctcatctcattttctgaacagctttatcctcatcagagtcgtggggggggggggggggtgctggagcctatcccagctgactttgggccagaggcgggggggcaccctgaattgttggccagccaatcgcagggcacaacaagacagacaaccattcacactcacactcatacctaggagcaatttagtgtcgaatcagcctaccatgtctttacaatgtgggaggaagccggagtacctggagaaaacccacacgcgtcaaaataaaaaggtaatttaaaaaaaaaaaaaactttctataaatggtcattttttaaagaaactgatactttactatacatggtcttttttattattaaaaaaagccttactatgcaagtctttggagtgtgggaggaaaaccggagtacctggaggaaacccacacaggcctgggaagaacatgcaaactccacacaggtggacttgacctggatttgaacctaggacctgagagctgtgaggccgatgcgctaaccactcgctcctctgggccggttttcacatttttatgaatttagaatttaaaaaaaatctccagtgctgagtcctagtagcaagcggaagacatgggagttgcttccgcttgaaaaattatttaaaaaataaacattttccccagaaaaatctgcgatgtagtgaaatgctgagggattactgtacttgaatatgcaattgcagcgcacaaaaaagcacttctacaattaccattaagccttaatgatgaagggaatatatagaaataaaaatggacccaccttctattctgtgaaggacaacttttgcatggattattttgcaaaatgtcgagttttcctcgtggaactttgctgctcttttcccacacgtaaattctgatggagacgccattgatagctgctagctaggctaagttaaagagggcgcaaagcttcaaagttcttcgacgacttgaagagttgttcctttgatatatgctaaccggctgagctaaagtaggccgcaaagcttcaacgaggtcttgaaaatgattttggctgatatttaaggtcataaagtagcttatgctagacacgtcggggacccataggttaagctaggtggcgaaaactgcgcatgcgcgctggcagcgtcacttccttcgatttataaatgtaagagagtcggaaataggaaataattaatcttcaaattttctgacgtgtggtttgagcaataattgtttgcgcaggttttaattaaattgaaaattaaattaaacataaataacttgaagattgcgtctcaAAAGTAGGGGAGGGATGGAGAGAGGGAGCGGGAGCGAGcgggagagagcaagagagcgagagagagagagattaaatcggatttaaagaactggatataaagccttaaatatttttcatagatctaaaacaatgtttatttgagcttttattttcaataaggGAAAaaccatttgttgaaaatatttctatatagttatttttacattttacaaaatacttattgaactaaaacacaaaagaacaaaattggagggaaaaattgcaaatattcgttaaaaatgggaaaatcaagacataatttaaatctagtggttggtccggattaagggaataatgtaaataaaagaaaaaacaaacttttcattttgggtttaagacacctttgagaaattgctatttttctgatataatttcttaaaatgtgcttctccgataacttttgattgacagtgtcttaaatattgtgtacagtgtccacgaatactgaatttagaatgaaacaaattttctcctgaccacgagagagcagtacataaataagagactgattcctgcgagttcaaaccgtttcaagaactacctctcccgtgatgccaatcggcaaaacagaacagcaccattatcaagggcgattttttttctgcgcatgcgcgttttgcgacgcctccttttgagacgcgatcttcaagtgatttatgtttaatttaattttcaatttaattcaaacctgcgcaaacatttttttgctcaaaccacatgtcagaaaatttgaataataattatttcctatgtccaaaTCTCTTACATTTATGAACCTAATGCATCgtaggaagtgacgctgccaccgcgcatgcccaattttcgccaccaaacttaacctatgggtccccgtcgTGTCTAGCTTCAGCTCCTTTaagaccttaaatatcagccaaaatcattttcaagacctcgttgaagctttgcaggctactttagctcagtcggttagcatatatcaaaggaacaactcttcaagtcgtcgaagaactttgaagctttgcgccctctttaacttagcctagctagcagctatcaatggcatttccatcagaatttacgtgtgggaaaagaccagcaaagttccacgaggaaaactcgacattttgcaaaataatgcatgcaaaagttgtccttcacagactagaaggtgggtccatttttatatctatatattttctaaaccattaaggcttaatgctaattgtagaagtgctatatctgtgcaatgcaattgcaaattcaagtacagtaatccctcagcatttcactacattgcGGATTTTTTATGgggtaaatgttttttatttttttaaattatttttcaagcggaagcaactcccatgtcttccgcttgctactattactcaacactgaagatttttattttattttaagttcttaaaaatgtgaaaagcggcccagaggagcgagtggttagcgcgccggcttcacagctctggggtcctgggttcaaatccaggtcaagtccaactttgtggagttttcatgttctccccaggcctgcgtgggtttcctccaggtacaccggtttcctcccacactccaaagacatgcatagactttgcatagtaaggctttttttaataataaaaaagaccatgtatagtaaagcattagtttcttttaaaatgaccttttatagaaaggctttttttcaatttttttacctttttattttgacgcgtgtgggttttctccgggtactccggcttcctcccacattctaaagacatggtaggctgattggacactctaaattgctcctaggtatgagtgtgagtgtgaatggttgtctgtcttgttgtgccctgcgattggctggccaacaattcagggtgccccccccccctctggcccaaagtcagctgggataggctccagctcccccccccccccacacgactgtgatgaggataaagctgttcagaaaatgagatgagattaaagaatcctttgggtttaataaaacaacacatttttatacattgaaatgtgtaggtgtgctcttaattgtactttaattttgaaggtgaactctgttttcctcaaactgttgattacaatgcgggtcacccgcgagtgctataattattccttgttaattaaacatttgctgtggcagccagcatattacagGAATACGTTGACATACGGGTGTCCCattttacgggaaatttgagatacgagctaaattcggagcaatttttttccttgagaaatgaaacaaattggagatacgagcttattgagatggtggtcaaatatgtgtgggtgtgtatagtcatttgagttgatttcagttacatttcaagttaatgtcatgttacgagcctaaccaccgccgatataagtataagactttatattcccagtctaacctaaaggacttcttttggatagacagattatgaaacatatcatttattttcgtgtctttgcaggtttcagagaatatcttggtcctgatgggaaagagtctgttggccttaaaaaggaacttgaactcacccaaatcaaagaggaggagccagagttccctcaacaacaaatgagagacgagcgacttccaatcaagaaggaggaagatgatgtcacctggtcacttggtgaaaacctgaagagggaagaggatctgcacgtgaccagcagaggggcggagcctgcacacaccttaaagttaccccaaattaaagaggaggagccagagttccctcaacagcaaatcaaaaaggaggaagatgtcactgtgtcaactggtgagcctttcaagagtgaagatgatctgggcgtggccgacagaggggcggagactcccaacggcagctcagcagaagggcaagcagacaatttaattgctccgttatcagaaagcgaagacttgctttatgacaatgaaggtcttaaggacggcaaactctggaaatgctctcagtgtggaaaaacctttgggaaaaagtctactttgaaaactcacatgaggagccacacttgggagaaacccttatcatgtacagtttgtggtaaaacatttacacacaagagaaacttaaatattcatgcaagaacacacactgatggaaaacaattttcgtgttcagtttgtggtcaaagatttacagagaagggacacttaaaaacgcacacaagaacccacactggtgaaaaaccattttcatgttcagtttgcggtaaagccttttctcaacaggcacacttaaaagcgcacacaagaacacacacaggtgaaaaaccattttcatgttcagtttgtggtcaaagatttacagagaagggacacttaaaaacgcacacaagaacccacactggtgaaaaaccattttcgtgttcagtttgcggtaaagccttttctcaacagcatcacttaaaaatacacacaagaacacacactggggaaaaaccattttcgtgctcagtttgtggtcaaagatttacagagaatggaaccttaaaaaggcacacaagaacccacactggtgaaaaaccattttcgtgttcagtttgtggtcaaagatttacagagaagggaaccttaaaaaggcacacaagaacccacaccggtgaaaaaccattttcgtgttcagtttgtggtcaaagattcacacggaagggacacttaactattcatgcaagaacccacatgttaaaagccattctcgtgtgcagtttgcggtaaagccttttctcaaaagcaagatttccaaaaacacaagaatccaccctggtgaaaaaaacattttcgtgttcagtttgtggtaaaacatttacagataagggaacaataaaaacccacaaaagaacccacactggtgaaaaaacaatttcctgctcagtttgtcgtcgaacattttcccaaaggagaagcttaaaagaacacttattaacccacactggagaacaatgtcttcctgctcaattgaaaaacctgaaaagaagacttaacaacccgcagtggtgaaaagccctttctttgctcaatttgtggttcaacacattggttaaaaatacttaataatacaaaGTTTGTTGTCaatgatttattcataagacttaaaagacacaaaggtgtgtgtgtgtgtatggtatctattaattggcaaaaatgacgagaacttgtgtcatttttgaatcatgttgataaaattagtctgctgtgaatttgtgtctgtttgaaaaagagaaaaacaagtcaaatgttgttttatttcatttaatcttcaaaattttctattagctttgtaaacaacattatttcccttttttaactataagaactgactttgggttcattttggagtagttttccattttatatttatccaaactgatttgattttttatgtaaatagacctggcagtcggtatatgaagtcaaatgtgaattgttttttttattttatgttaatgttgaacaaacagaaaatactcaatattcttatgtataatcattagtatgaaaaaaatattgatggcttgaaacttatcgttgtgattgtacattgctttcagctgtggtcgcctcccctgtgtgtcacccacctgttttccatgtgttGTCAACCCATGACTTACTGCGTCCTGcggctttttgtttattttaattttttggggtgtatttttttattttgggctcaggttttcagtttgccttttgtgtttttaattaaaactctttatgtataccgtaatgattgtattgactcactactagtgatgggtttgtgagcattacttgtcgtttccatacagtgacccactgcttcgcggaatactgacacctggtggacgttaaaaatcactgcaaggaaactttatacaaaaagcccaagggtgcattaacgtcaactcgatttcatgtgggccggactattttagatataatattcataaatatatatatatatatatatatatatatatatatatatatatatatatatatatatatatatatatatatatatatatatatatatattactaacaactatatatatacattactaACAAAATGTGTAGTAAGGCGGAAGGACACAAAACCACGTGGAATACATTTTTCGTGCAGAACAGACAgctaaacacgttttttttgttttgttttttagctgACATTTCTTCTTGCGCATCACTGCTGGAGTTAATTCCCTGTAAACTCGGCCCCAAAAAAACTCACAGGTGGGGAGAAAGTCgtcctttttatatatatttataaaaaaaagttttaaaaaaaaatttagtgTGAGGCTTTAGCAATCGCTTTTCCAAAGCttggccggtagcattaacctctcacctgatcaagacattggagagaatcatcctcaatcacctcagccccctgatgaatgcagagctggaccctctgcagttcgcctatcgtccaggcattggtgtggaagatgctaccacctacctgatgcacaggtctctttcacacctggagaacgcgggaagcacgctgagaatggtgttttttgacctctccagtgcgttcaacaccattcagccgtttctactgagagggaaactggaagaggctggagtaaggaaccacctagccgcatggatcattgacttcctcactgacagaccacaatatgtgagactcaaggactgtatgtctgatgtggtagcttgcagcacgggggccccacaaggcacagtgctctccccactcctcttctccctctacacatcagaatttcaaacatatacagacacctgccacctccagaatttctctgacgacaccgctattgttggacgagtgacggacgggaacgacctggagtaaaggggagtcatcacagcctttgttgactggtgtaggcaaaaccatctctacatcaacaccagtaagacaaaggaaatggtcattgactttcggaggaatcctcaacagaccactcaggtgaacatccagatacagacattgaaatcgtggagaatttgaagtacctgggtgttcacctcaacaacaaactagactggtccacaaacatacaaaaggggccagagccgcctctacctactgaggagtctacggtcctttggagtgtgcaggacactgctgaagactttctacgacactgtggtggcatctatagtgttttatgcagtgctttgttggggatgcgggagcacggagagggacaggaacaggctcaATAAgttggtcaggagggccagctctgttctggactgccctttggactctgtggaggaagtgggagagcggaggatgctgaccaggatgatatccatcatggacagcgcctcccaccccctgcatgagtctgtggagtctctccgaagctcctttagcaatagactgcggcaccctcattgcaggaaggagcgcttccacagatccttcctcccatcagctgtcaggctccttaacaaaaaaaatggctgagtgttaagacctaccgtatgcatgcatgtgcatttatgtgtatgtatgtatatatgtgctaatatatgtgtatgtgtgtatgtatatgtatgggtgtatgtgtatatatatatttatgtatatatatatatatatatatatatatatatatatatatatatatatatatatatatatatatatatatatatgtatatatatgtatatatatatgtatattcctattcctgcatcctcaccctcttgctactgtgacaacgaaatttcctgaatacgggatgaataaaagttatccaatccaatccaatttttcaCTTTTAATCATGGTTTTTGTTCATTCTTTAATTATGTTGTTGTAATTCTCATGCACAGGTTGCAACATTTGTTTTGATGATACTTTCGTGCCTTGGTTTGTTCGAataattgttttgttgtttaaaaagaaacattatTTAGAGAAgtggatacagtggtacctcgacatacgatcgtaatccgttccgagactgagatcgtatgacgagttctcgtaactcgaacggacgtttcccattgaaatgaatggaaaactaattaattcgtttcaaccctctgaaaaaacaccaaaaacaggatattggattggaaaaaatattttatttcttctatttcgccatctattaacaaagtaacacataactagtggtttcatagtaataaaatgtgtttaatagaagtacaattagacgcatttcgccgatgggagagggagagacgcacaaaaggggcagggaggctttgtttttttttctccacacaacgcactcgtaaacggaacaaacactccaccctcacgttcgctatcgatgggttgtttgctgttgtactattcccttcaaaatattccgaaaatgatgcacacaaatgtcctcacaatcggataacgcacaaccacttgccgacgagcagcagtcttttatcagcgatcgctctgctgctcatgggagcatcgggggcgctggctagcggctcccttttagcttgtagcatctgtggtcgctg is drawn from Stigmatopora argus isolate UIUO_Sarg chromosome 20, RoL_Sarg_1.0, whole genome shotgun sequence and contains these coding sequences:
- the LOC144065534 gene encoding uncharacterized protein LOC144065534, which codes for MASPSEFTCGKRAAKFHEENSTFCKIIHAKVVLHRIEGFREYLGPDGKESVGLKKELELPQIKEEEPEFPQQQMRDERLPIKKEEHDVTWSLGENLKREEDLRVTSRRAEPAHTLKLPQIKEEEPEFPQQQIKKEEEDVTVSTGEPFKSEDDLGVADRGAETPNGSSAEGQADNLIAPLSDSEDLLYDNKGLKDGKLWKCSQCGKTFGKKSTLKTHMRSHTWEKPLSCTVCGKTFTHKRNLNIHARTHTGDKPFLCSVCGKRFKEKGTLKRHTRTHTGEKSFACSVCSQRFTQKGHLNSHARTHTGEKPFSCSLCGQTFTRKDHLISHARTHTGDKPFSCSVCGKIFTEKGTLIIHARTHTGEKPFSCSVCGKTFTERGTLKAHIRTHTGEKPFSCSVCGKAFSKNESLKIHIRTHTGEKTFSCSVCGKTFTERGTLKAHIRTHTGEKPFSCSVCGKAFSKNESLKIHIRTHTGEKQFSCSVCGQRFTHKQNLKRHTRTHTGEKPFSCSVCGQKFTHKQNLKRHTRTHTGEKPFSCSVCGQRFTHKQNLKRHTRTHSGEKPFLCSVCGKRFTEKGTLKRHTRTHTGEKPFSCSVCGKAFSHEKVLQIHTRTHTGEKPFSCSLCGKAFSQKQHLKTHTRTHTGEKPFSCSVCGQRFTRKVFLTIHARTHTG
- the LOC144065539 gene encoding uncharacterized protein LOC144065539 isoform X3; the encoded protein is MASPSEFTCGKRAAKFHEENSTFCKIIHAKVVLHRIEGFREYLGPDGKESVGLKKELELTQIKEEEPEFPQQQMRDERLPIKKEEDDVTWSLGENLKREEDLHVTSRGAEPAHTLKLPQIKEEEPEFPQQQIKKEEDVTVSTGEPFKSEDDLGVADRGAETPNGSSAEGQADNLIAPLSESEDLLYDNEGLKDGKLWKCSQCGKTFGKKSTLKTHMRSHTWEKPLSCTVCGKTFTHKRNLNIHARTHTDGKQFSCSVCGQRFTEKGHLKTHTRTHTGEKPFSCSVCGKAFSQQAHLKAHTRTHTGEKPFSCSVCGQRFTEKGHLKTHTRTHTGEKPFSCSVCGKAFSQQHHLKIHTRTHTGEKPFSCSVCGQRFTENGTLKRHTRTHTGEKPFSCSVCGQRFTEKGTLKRHTRTHTGEKPFSCSVCGQRFTRKGHLTIHARTHMLKAILVCSLR
- the LOC144065539 gene encoding uncharacterized protein LOC144065539 isoform X2 — its product is MAFPSEFTCGKRPAKFHEENSTFCKIMHAKVVLHRLEGFREYLGPDGKESVGLKKELELTQIKEEEPEFPQQQMRDERLPIKKEEDDVTWSLGENLKREEDLHVTSRGAEPAHTLKLPQIKEEEPEFPQQQIKKEEDVTVSTGEPFKSEDDLGVADRGAETPNGSSAEGQADNLIAPLSESEDLLYDNEGLKDGKLWKCSQCGKTFGKKSTLKTHMRSHTWEKPLSCTVCGKTFTHKRNLNIHARTHTDGKQFSCSVCGQRFTEKGHLKTHTRTHTGEKPFSCSVCGKAFSQQAHLKAHTRTHTGEKPFSCSVCGQRFTEKGHLKTHTRTHTGEKPFSCSVCGKAFSQQHHLKIHTRTHTGEKPFSCSVCGQRFTENGTLKRHTRTHTGEKPFSCSVCGQRFTEKGTLKRHTRTHTGEKPFSCSVCGQRFTRKGHLTIHARTHMLKAILVCSLR